The Pleuronectes platessa chromosome 23, fPlePla1.1, whole genome shotgun sequence genome contains a region encoding:
- the LOC128430215 gene encoding caspase activity and apoptosis inhibitor 1 — MLKKKSSGGEKKRKHSQSEERHDNSARRSTAANVEVNAKDECVDRELDRIGSDIEEGGLDLNLPFQPITAYVADKKEMLRQCLLVLGEKKLRKMLPDELKDFSLEEIKNLCWEQLEPISDRNIFQILAGEELTSGNGDENTEETLESQQDSNVDSTSCIKTEDPKQEVGGSGEESDVLSINADTYDSDIEGPKEEQAVKALKLQGSSRDAAEPPVNPDPADPPEPPPADSKPAEAKKDIQIDIDKSVSEILAISSTSSKEAAKEESAPPQTADVSLPVQARPVSSGAPAASQPSIQQLELLELEMRARAIKALMKASDGKKVSTVKNV, encoded by the exons atgctgaAAAAGAAATCGAGCGGTggcgagaagaagaggaaacactCGCAGTCTGAAGAGCGACACGACAACAGTGCACGCAGGAGCACGGCAGCGAATGTGGAG GTGAACGCCAAAGATGAATGCGTTGACCGAGAGCTGGACAGGATTGGCAGCGACATTGAGGAGGGGGGGCTGGACCTCAACCTCCCATTTCAACCCATCACTGCCTACGTGGCCGACAAGAAGGAGATGCTCCGGCAGTGTCTCCTCGTGCTGGGGGAGAAGAAGCTGCGGAAGATGCTGCCTGATGAGCTCAAG GATTTTAGTTTAGAGGAAATCAAAAACCTATGTTGGGAGCAACTGGAGCCGATCTCAGACAGAAATATTTTCCAAATCTTAGCAG GGGAAGAGCTGACCTCTGGAAATGgggatgaaaacacagaggaaacattgGAGAGCCA GCAGGACAGTAATGTAGACTCCACATCTTGCATCAAAACCGAGGACCCGAAGCAAG AGGTTGGTGGCTCAGGTGAGGAGAGCGATGTCTTAAGCATAAATGCAGACACTTATGATAGTGACATTGAGGGACCCAAAGAAGAGCAGGCAGTTAAAGCTTTGAAGTTACAGGGCAGCAGTCGGGATGCAGCTGAACCTCCTGTAAACCCCGACCCAGCTGATCCTCCCGAGCCTCCGCCCGCCGACTCCAAACCAGCCGAAGCAAAGAAAGACATTCAAATCGACATAGATAAAAGCGTCAGTGAGATTTTAGCGATTTCCTCCACTTCAAGTAAAGAGGCAGCTAAAGAGGAGAGCGCACCACCGCAGACTGCAGACGTCAGCCTACCAGTTCAAGCCCGACCGGTTTCAAGTGGTGCACCTGCCGCTAGTCAGCCGTCCATTCAACAGCTGGAGCTTCTGGAGCTGGAAATGAGGGCGAGAGCCATCAAGGCCCTGATGAAAGCCAGTGATGGGAAGAAGGTTTCTACTGTGAAAAATGTCTAA